A single genomic interval of Streptococcus suis harbors:
- a CDS encoding IS4 family transposase: MLDQIKAHLLDSINDIVSSANQFVLHPEKDFSRQSQLTMKTMIQAILTMGGNTLSKELLDLHLPVTQSAFVQRRYQIKHQAFKTLFRDITSKIPISDNLPILAVDGSDVILPRNRFDKTTSFQTGPHHTPYNLIHINALYNLEQEIYHDLRIQDNREVDERAAFIDMMKNSSFKQALVIMDRGYESYNVMAHCQERNWSYIIRIRDGNHSMKSGFNLPDTPCFDEAFDLNICRKQTNEMKQQYHNFPNHYRCLPNHTPFDFLPSSSRKSDPAQFYELHFRMVRLEIKPGFFETLVTNTDYSPEKLKDLYAYRWGIETSFRDLKYSIGLTHFHAKKKEGILQEIYARFINFNVCKWLTSHVAIKTSKLKQTYKICFSDAVYACRKFLRAELTAFQLETYIAKHLSITRPNRTFQRKIRSKAPVSFTYRVT; the protein is encoded by the coding sequence ATGCTAGATCAGATTAAAGCTCATTTACTTGATAGTATTAACGACATCGTTTCTAGTGCCAATCAGTTTGTGCTTCATCCTGAAAAAGATTTTAGTCGGCAAAGTCAGCTAACTATGAAAACCATGATTCAAGCCATACTGACCATGGGAGGCAATACCTTATCTAAAGAGTTACTTGACTTACATTTACCAGTTACCCAATCTGCCTTTGTTCAACGACGGTATCAGATTAAACACCAAGCTTTTAAAACACTTTTTAGGGATATTACTTCTAAAATTCCAATCTCTGATAATCTCCCTATCCTGGCTGTTGATGGCAGTGATGTGATTCTACCAAGAAATCGTTTTGATAAAACGACCTCTTTTCAAACTGGACCACATCACACTCCTTACAATCTTATTCATATCAATGCTCTCTACAATCTTGAACAAGAGATATATCATGATTTACGGATCCAAGATAATCGAGAGGTTGATGAACGTGCGGCTTTTATTGACATGATGAAGAACTCTTCTTTCAAACAAGCTCTGGTAATAATGGATAGGGGGTATGAATCCTACAATGTCATGGCTCACTGCCAAGAAAGAAATTGGTCCTATATTATTCGTATTCGTGACGGGAATCATTCTATGAAATCAGGATTTAACCTCCCTGACACACCTTGTTTTGATGAGGCATTTGACCTAAACATCTGTCGGAAACAGACCAATGAGATGAAACAACAGTATCACAATTTTCCTAATCACTATCGCTGTTTACCTAATCACACACCCTTTGACTTTCTACCAAGCTCTAGCCGAAAAAGTGATCCAGCCCAGTTTTACGAACTTCATTTTCGAATGGTGCGTCTCGAAATCAAGCCAGGTTTCTTTGAAACTTTGGTGACAAATACCGATTATTCTCCAGAAAAATTAAAAGATCTCTATGCCTACAGATGGGGCATAGAGACCAGTTTTCGTGACCTAAAATACAGTATCGGTCTAACTCATTTTCATGCAAAAAAGAAGGAAGGGATTCTCCAAGAAATCTACGCTCGCTTTATCAATTTTAATGTTTGTAAATGGCTAACCTCACACGTTGCTATTAAAACATCAAAGTTAAAACAGACTTATAAAATTTGTTTTTCAGACGCTGTTTATGCCTGTCGAAAATTTCTTAGAGCTGAACTCACTGCCTTCCAATTGGAAACCTACATTGCCAAACATTTATCCATCACCCGACCCAATCGAACGTTCCAAAGAAAGATAAGAAGCAAGGCACCTGTAAGCTTCACTTATAGAGTAACATAA
- a CDS encoding GAG-binding domain-containing protein, which translates to METANKKFRYSIRKFKVGVGSVLIATCLLGAGVSTPTAFAATETSTATETTKTPLQHLKELVEELKMDLEELKKVPEYDSSKYSFQKYLWDDNLKYGKGQMDLASTLKEEDSKIPNIEGLVDFRNHIKLERLTRQVAQYRIKYPDNEEIENEYKVHLEQRDDANYASQIGSNLENYTQEAEQAFERIKEIVKKLEPKAEEPAPVPEAPTPKEEPAPAPKEEEAPAPTPIPDTPKEEETPAPKEEDTPAPKVEEETQEPKTEEKAPETKEETPTPDAVPAPKEDEVPVPAPEAEAPKAEEEIPAPMPEAPAPKEEDTPAPKVEEETQEPKAEEKAPAPKEETPVPTPDAAPTPIPETPKAEEEVPTPAPVPETPMDQPKMEEPKAEMPAPTPIPETPKAEEEVPTPAPVPETPMDQPKMEEPKSEMPAPAPKEDEVPAPMPDTPMDKPKTDKVESDKQMPEAKQPEMKQPKAEDMPKEEMPKAEQPKAEDSAPKTAVPEVAPKTAEKPKLDFATKERKVEEALPIKEEIRYDASLALGKSYLLQEGKAGKKVSVYQDVIVDGKVVATNLLSETVVEGQNRILVKGSLEMKKEEVKTTPSVQSNPTMSQKGAPSANKATLPATGEQRNNLALVGLGLAGISLAVVATAINKKSKDQI; encoded by the coding sequence ATGGAAACTGCAAATAAAAAATTCAGATATAGTATTCGTAAATTTAAAGTCGGCGTAGGCTCGGTGCTAATTGCTACTTGCCTACTTGGGGCGGGAGTCTCGACACCAACCGCTTTTGCGGCGACAGAGACTTCAACAGCTACAGAGACTACAAAAACACCTCTTCAACACCTCAAAGAACTTGTGGAAGAGCTAAAAATGGACTTGGAAGAATTGAAGAAGGTTCCTGAATATGATAGTTCTAAATACTCATTTCAAAAATACTTGTGGGACGATAATTTAAAATATGGAAAGGGTCAAATGGATCTTGCTTCTACTTTGAAGGAGGAAGATTCCAAAATTCCAAATATTGAAGGTTTAGTTGACTTTAGAAACCATATTAAGTTGGAACGTTTGACGCGTCAGGTTGCCCAGTATCGTATAAAATACCCTGACAATGAAGAAATTGAAAACGAGTATAAGGTACATTTGGAGCAAAGAGATGATGCTAATTATGCTAGTCAGATTGGAAGTAACCTGGAAAATTATACTCAAGAAGCAGAACAAGCGTTTGAAAGGATTAAAGAGATAGTTAAAAAGCTAGAGCCAAAAGCTGAAGAGCCGGCTCCAGTACCAGAAGCTCCAACACCAAAAGAAGAGCCGGCTCCAGCTCCAAAAGAGGAAGAGGCTCCGGCCCCAACACCAATTCCAGACACTCCAAAAGAGGAAGAAACACCAGCTCCAAAAGAGGAGGACACTCCGGCACCGAAAGTAGAAGAGGAAACACAGGAGCCGAAAACAGAAGAGAAGGCACCAGAGACGAAAGAAGAAACTCCGACACCGGACGCAGTCCCAGCTCCGAAAGAGGACGAAGTTCCAGTTCCAGCACCGGAAGCAGAAGCGCCAAAAGCCGAGGAAGAAATTCCGGCACCAATGCCAGAGGCTCCGGCTCCAAAAGAGGAAGACACTCCGGCACCGAAAGTAGAAGAGGAAACACAGGAGCCGAAAGCAGAAGAGAAGGCACCAGCGCCGAAAGAAGAAACACCAGTCCCAACTCCGGACGCAGCACCAACACCAATTCCAGAAACTCCAAAGGCAGAGGAAGAGGTTCCAACTCCGGCTCCAGTCCCGGAAACTCCAATGGACCAACCGAAAATGGAAGAACCGAAAGCGGAAATGCCAGCACCAACACCAATTCCAGAAACTCCAAAGGCAGAGGAAGAGGTTCCGACTCCAGCCCCAGTCCCGGAAACTCCAATGGACCAACCGAAAATGGAAGAACCAAAATCGGAAATGCCAGCACCGGCACCAAAAGAGGATGAAGTTCCGGCACCAATGCCAGACACTCCAATGGACAAACCGAAAACTGATAAAGTAGAGTCTGACAAACAGATGCCAGAGGCTAAGCAACCAGAAATGAAGCAGCCGAAAGCAGAAGACATGCCGAAGGAGGAAATGCCAAAGGCGGAGCAACCAAAAGCGGAAGACTCTGCACCTAAGACAGCAGTTCCAGAAGTCGCACCAAAAACAGCGGAAAAACCAAAGCTAGACTTCGCAACAAAAGAACGCAAGGTAGAAGAAGCTCTCCCTATCAAAGAAGAAATCAGATATGATGCAAGCCTAGCACTTGGCAAATCATACCTTCTTCAAGAAGGAAAAGCAGGTAAAAAAGTATCTGTTTATCAAGATGTCATAGTTGATGGTAAAGTTGTCGCAACCAACCTATTATCAGAAACTGTTGTTGAAGGTCAAAATCGTATCCTTGTAAAAGGTAGCTTGGAAATGAAGAAAGAAGAAGTAAAAACAACTCCTTCAGTACAATCAAATCCAACAATGAGTCAGAAGGGTGCACCTTCTGCAAACAAAGCAACCCTACCTGCAACAGGTGAACAACGCAATAACCTAGCCTTAGTAGGCCTTGGTTTAGCTGGAATTAGCTTAGCAGTAGTCGCTACAGCTATAAACAAAAAATCTAAAGATCAAATCTAA
- a CDS encoding YbaB/EbfC family nucleoid-associated protein has translation MMNMQNMMRQAQKLQKQMEKSQAELAATQFTGSSVQDLVTATFTGDKKLVSIDFKADVVDADDLETLQEMTIQAVNAALTKVDEATQKKLGAFAGKSPF, from the coding sequence ATGATGAATATGCAAAACATGATGCGCCAAGCTCAAAAACTTCAAAAACAAATGGAGAAGAGCCAAGCTGAGTTGGCTGCTACTCAATTTACTGGTAGCTCTGTACAGGACTTGGTTACTGCTACTTTTACTGGAGATAAGAAATTGGTTTCTATCGACTTCAAGGCTGATGTTGTGGATGCAGACGACCTTGAAACCTTGCAAGAAATGACAATCCAAGCAGTCAACGCTGCACTTACAAAAGTTGACGAGGCAACTCAGAAAAAATTGGGGGCCTTTGCTGGTAAATCACCATTTTAA
- a CDS encoding CppA N-terminal domain-containing protein, with translation MLRKNEAIVPVLRINNRAINQGFLEKNLGMKTKLEDGPFADFGDRTSPETKLVLTESPGNRTRAVEGLKKLNKIVIKVDNASEIEALLAQGSQYSKLYQGKNGYGFEAVSPEGDTFLLHAEASVDDLKEILPPVPFKVQDDFSGLTAFTVESIWINTPQASISQDYYEAILPKQAFLHFVGAEGKDLLTPAEQVWDLEGLRFPVEQDFDWAHLESQLEGPFFKDKKASFIQTVDPSGIELWFEK, from the coding sequence GTGTTGAGAAAAAATGAAGCTATAGTCCCTGTTTTACGTATTAATAATAGGGCTATTAACCAAGGATTTTTAGAAAAAAATCTAGGAATGAAAACCAAGCTAGAAGATGGTCCTTTTGCTGATTTTGGAGATAGAACAAGTCCAGAAACGAAGCTTGTTTTGACAGAATCTCCTGGTAATCGCACCCGTGCTGTCGAAGGGCTTAAAAAACTGAATAAAATTGTGATAAAAGTAGATAATGCCTCTGAAATTGAAGCTTTACTGGCGCAAGGGTCACAGTATAGTAAGCTCTACCAAGGAAAAAATGGCTATGGTTTTGAAGCTGTGTCGCCAGAAGGAGACACCTTTCTTTTACATGCAGAAGCATCTGTTGATGACCTAAAAGAAATCCTTCCACCTGTTCCATTTAAGGTGCAGGATGACTTTTCTGGATTGACTGCTTTTACAGTAGAGTCTATTTGGATTAATACCCCACAGGCTAGTATTAGCCAAGACTATTATGAGGCTATCCTACCTAAACAAGCCTTTTTGCATTTTGTTGGAGCAGAAGGTAAGGATTTATTAACTCCTGCAGAACAAGTTTGGGATTTAGAAGGCTTGCGTTTTCCCGTCGAGCAGGACTTTGATTGGGCGCATTTGGAAAGCCAGTTGGAAGGACCGTTCTTTAAAGATAAAAAAGCAAGCTTTATTCAAACGGTTGACCCAAGTGGTATTGAATTGTGGTTCGAAAAATGA
- a CDS encoding Xaa-Pro dipeptidyl-peptidase, protein MRFNQFSFIKKETSVYLQELDALGFQLIPDASSKTNLETFVRKCHFLTANTDFALSNMIADWDTDLLTFFQSDRELTEQIFYQVAFQLLGFVPGVDYTDVMDFVEKSNFPVIYGDMIDNLYQLLNTRTKSGNTLIDQLVSDDLIPEDNHYHFFNGKSLATFSTKNLIREVVYVETPVDTAGTGQTDIVKLSILRPHFNGKIPAVITNSPYHQGVNDVASDKALHKMEGELAQKPAGTIEVNQTSITKLDLDKRDLPISPATEKLGHITSYSLNDYFLARGFASLHVSGVGTLGSTGYMTSGDYQQVEGYKAVIDWLNGRTKAYTDHTRSLEVKADWANGKVATTGLSYLGTMSNALATTGVDGLEVIIAEAGISSWYDYYRENGLVTSPGGYPGEDLDSLTALTYSKSLQAGDFLRNKETYKKGLAAERAALDRTSGDYNQYWQDRNYLLHADKVKCEVVFTHGSQDWNVKPIHVWNMFHALPSHIKKHLFFHNGAHVYMNNWQSIDFRESMNALLSQKLLGYENNYQLPTVIWQDNSGEQTWTTLETFGGEKEAVLPLGTGSQTISNHYPQEDFDRYGKAYQSFHQDLYAGKANQISMELPVTEDILINGQVTLKLRVSSSVAKGLLSAQLLDKGNKKRLAPIPAPKARLSLDNGRYYAQENLLELPYVEMPQRLVTKGFMNLQNRTDLMKIEEVVPDQWMDVSWKLQPTIYQLKKGDVLELILYTTDFECTVRDNSQWQIHLDLSQSQLILPH, encoded by the coding sequence ATGCGCTTTAATCAATTTTCTTTTATAAAAAAAGAGACCTCCGTCTACTTGCAAGAGCTTGATGCTCTAGGATTTCAACTGATTCCTGATGCAAGTAGTAAGACAAATTTAGAAACCTTTGTCAGAAAGTGCCATTTCCTGACAGCCAACACCGACTTTGCCCTATCCAACATGATTGCAGACTGGGACACAGACCTACTGACCTTCTTCCAGTCTGACCGTGAGCTGACAGAACAGATTTTTTATCAAGTGGCCTTTCAGTTGCTGGGTTTTGTGCCTGGTGTGGATTATACAGATGTCATGGACTTCGTGGAGAAAAGCAATTTCCCTGTCATCTATGGAGATATGATTGACAATCTCTACCAGCTCCTCAATACCCGCACCAAGTCTGGAAATACCTTGATTGACCAGCTGGTCAGCGACGACCTAATTCCAGAAGATAACCACTACCACTTCTTCAACGGTAAATCGCTAGCGACCTTTTCAACCAAAAACCTCATTCGTGAGGTGGTCTATGTCGAAACGCCTGTCGATACGGCTGGGACTGGGCAGACAGACATTGTTAAGCTGTCCATTCTCCGTCCGCACTTTAACGGGAAAATCCCTGCGGTCATTACCAACAGTCCCTATCATCAAGGAGTTAACGATGTAGCTAGCGACAAGGCCTTGCACAAGATGGAAGGTGAATTAGCACAAAAACCTGCCGGCACCATTGAGGTCAATCAGACCAGCATCACCAAGCTAGACTTGGACAAACGGGACCTGCCTATCAGCCCTGCTACCGAAAAACTGGGCCACATCACTTCTTACTCCCTCAACGACTACTTCCTAGCTCGTGGCTTTGCCAGCCTCCATGTGTCTGGTGTCGGCACGCTGGGCTCGACTGGCTACATGACATCTGGCGACTACCAGCAGGTGGAGGGCTATAAAGCGGTGATTGACTGGCTGAACGGTCGCACCAAGGCTTACACAGACCACACTCGCTCGCTTGAGGTCAAGGCCGATTGGGCCAATGGTAAGGTGGCGACGACGGGACTGTCTTACCTCGGCACCATGTCCAATGCCTTGGCAACAACTGGCGTGGACGGGTTGGAAGTCATCATCGCAGAAGCGGGAATTTCCTCTTGGTATGACTACTACCGTGAAAACGGGCTGGTGACCAGCCCTGGCGGCTATCCAGGCGAAGATTTGGACAGCTTGACCGCCCTGACCTACTCGAAAAGTCTACAAGCAGGGGATTTCCTCCGCAATAAAGAAACTTACAAAAAAGGACTGGCAGCAGAACGAGCTGCCCTGGATCGCACCAGCGGTGACTACAACCAATACTGGCAGGACCGCAATTATCTGCTCCACGCAGATAAGGTCAAGTGCGAGGTGGTCTTTACCCACGGCTCACAGGACTGGAATGTTAAGCCAATCCATGTCTGGAATATGTTCCACGCCCTACCTAGTCACATCAAGAAGCACCTCTTCTTCCACAACGGTGCCCACGTTTATATGAACAACTGGCAGTCTATCGATTTCCGTGAGTCCATGAACGCCCTACTCAGTCAGAAACTGCTTGGCTACGAGAATAACTACCAACTGCCAACGGTTATCTGGCAGGACAACAGCGGTGAACAAACTTGGACGACCTTAGAAACCTTTGGCGGTGAAAAAGAGGCTGTCTTGCCACTGGGAACTGGAAGCCAGACCATTTCCAATCACTATCCCCAAGAAGATTTTGACCGCTACGGCAAGGCATATCAAAGTTTCCACCAAGACCTCTATGCAGGCAAGGCCAATCAAATCAGCATGGAACTACCTGTAACGGAGGATATCCTGATCAACGGACAAGTCACGCTGAAACTCCGTGTATCTTCTAGTGTAGCCAAGGGCCTCTTATCTGCTCAGCTATTGGACAAGGGAAATAAAAAACGCCTAGCCCCAATCCCTGCGCCTAAAGCAAGATTGAGTCTAGACAACGGTCGTTACTATGCCCAAGAAAATCTGCTGGAGTTGCCTTATGTGGAGATGCCGCAACGCTTGGTGACCAAGGGCTTTATGAACCTGCAAAATCGTACTGACTTGATGAAAATTGAGGAAGTGGTGCCAGACCAGTGGATGGATGTGAGCTGGAAACTGCAACCGACTATTTATCAGCTGAAAAAAGGTGACGTCTTAGAGCTGATTCTCTATACAACCGACTTTGAGTGTACTGTTCGGGATAATTCTCAATGGCAAATCCACCTTGATTTAAGCCAATCACAGTTAATTTTACCGCACTAA
- a CDS encoding SIS domain-containing protein, giving the protein MFRLAKEELEKLGAIITATEIYQQPGLWKEAHQLYLDQLEKIEGFLKAIKEKHDFVHVVFTGAGTSDFVGQSIANYLNQVNDLKHIRFSAIGTVELVSRPHDYLQADVPTVLVSFARSGNSPESVAAVEVAKQLVDKLYQVTITCASEGKLALAAEGDADNLLLLQPAGSNDKGFAMTGSYSCMALTALLVFSPASQEEKAAWVETIARLGQDVLDREDYVQDLINLDFERVIYLGSGGFYGLAHEAQLKILELTAGKIATMYESPLGFRHGPKSFINEKTLIFLFASNDAYTRQYDVDLLNEVHGDGIAERIVALSADKLADTEAANFVLAEGGADLPDVFLTFPYIIFAQTVSIMAAIKCNNLPDTPSPTGTVNRVVQGVIIHPLEK; this is encoded by the coding sequence ATGTTCCGTTTAGCAAAAGAAGAATTAGAAAAATTGGGGGCTATTATTACGGCGACCGAAATTTACCAACAGCCTGGCTTGTGGAAAGAGGCTCATCAACTCTATCTTGACCAGCTTGAGAAGATTGAGGGCTTCTTGAAGGCTATCAAGGAAAAACATGATTTTGTTCACGTTGTTTTTACAGGTGCAGGGACTTCTGATTTTGTTGGGCAAAGTATTGCCAACTACCTCAACCAAGTCAATGACTTGAAACACATTCGTTTTTCTGCCATTGGTACAGTGGAGCTGGTTAGTCGTCCACATGACTATTTACAGGCAGATGTGCCAACGGTTTTGGTATCCTTTGCCCGTTCAGGAAATTCACCAGAAAGTGTGGCAGCAGTTGAGGTCGCTAAGCAATTGGTAGATAAATTGTATCAAGTGACCATTACCTGTGCATCAGAAGGTAAGCTGGCACTAGCGGCTGAAGGGGATGCGGACAATCTCTTGCTCTTGCAACCGGCCGGATCAAACGATAAGGGCTTTGCCATGACAGGTTCTTACAGCTGTATGGCTCTGACAGCCCTCCTCGTCTTCTCGCCAGCCAGTCAAGAAGAAAAAGCTGCTTGGGTTGAGACCATTGCCCGTCTGGGTCAAGATGTTTTGGACCGTGAAGACTACGTGCAAGACTTGATTAACCTTGATTTTGAGCGAGTGATTTACCTCGGTTCAGGTGGTTTCTATGGTCTTGCCCACGAAGCTCAGTTGAAAATTCTGGAATTGACAGCAGGCAAAATTGCGACCATGTACGAGTCACCACTCGGTTTCCGTCATGGACCAAAATCCTTCATCAATGAAAAGACCTTGATTTTCCTCTTTGCCTCAAACGATGCCTACACTCGTCAATATGATGTGGACTTGCTCAATGAAGTCCATGGTGATGGCATAGCAGAGCGGATAGTGGCATTGTCGGCTGACAAGCTAGCAGATACAGAGGCAGCTAACTTTGTCTTGGCAGAAGGCGGAGCAGATCTGCCAGATGTTTTCCTAACCTTCCCTTACATCATCTTTGCCCAAACGGTATCTATTATGGCAGCCATTAAGTGCAACAACTTGCCAGATACACCATCACCAACAGGCACCGTAAACCGTGTGGTGCAGGGTGTGATTATACATCCACTAGAAAAATAG
- a CDS encoding serine hydrolase domain-containing protein, giving the protein MRQAILDKISEQIGQGVYPGASLALFSKGQWQEHYLGTQDGQLPVEAGLTYDLASVSKVVGVGTLATFLVNSGALELDRTLQSYYPAFADSQVTIRQLLTHTSGIAPFIPNRDSLDADQLKEAILKIAVTDKKAFLYTDINFLLLGFLLEELGGASLDQLIRRDVLEPFGMSQTSFGPVSQAVPTVRGVKAGVVHDPKARVLGLHAGSAGLFSTVKDLEIFLERYLTEDFAADLTQDYGFDDKRKRSLAWDKKEDWLSHTGYTGTFIMYNRPLQKAAIFLSNRTFDKDERAQWKLDRNQVMVLIRQVLEEEEAID; this is encoded by the coding sequence ATGAGACAAGCGATTTTAGACAAGATTTCAGAGCAGATTGGGCAAGGAGTCTATCCTGGTGCCAGTCTGGCTCTTTTTTCTAAGGGGCAGTGGCAGGAGCATTATTTGGGGACCCAGGATGGTCAGCTACCAGTTGAGGCGGGTTTGACCTATGATTTGGCGTCTGTTTCCAAGGTGGTTGGTGTGGGGACTCTTGCGACTTTTCTGGTTAATAGCGGAGCTTTGGAGCTAGATAGGACCTTGCAGTCTTATTATCCTGCTTTTGCGGATAGTCAGGTCACCATTCGGCAATTATTGACCCATACTAGTGGCATCGCCCCCTTCATTCCCAATCGGGATAGTCTGGATGCTGACCAGCTCAAGGAAGCGATTTTGAAGATTGCTGTAACGGATAAGAAAGCTTTCCTCTACACAGATATTAATTTTCTCTTACTGGGCTTTTTGCTGGAGGAACTGGGTGGAGCAAGTCTAGACCAGCTGATCAGACGGGATGTTCTAGAGCCCTTTGGTATGTCCCAAACCTCCTTTGGACCAGTCAGTCAGGCGGTACCGACGGTGCGTGGCGTGAAAGCAGGTGTGGTACATGACCCTAAGGCGCGTGTCCTAGGCCTCCACGCGGGAAGTGCAGGTCTCTTTTCGACGGTCAAGGATTTGGAAATCTTCTTGGAGCGCTATCTGACAGAGGACTTTGCGGCGGATTTGACCCAGGACTATGGCTTTGACGACAAGCGCAAGCGGTCGTTGGCCTGGGATAAGAAAGAGGACTGGTTGTCCCATACTGGCTATACGGGGACCTTTATCATGTACAATCGTCCCTTGCAGAAAGCTGCGATATTTCTCTCGAATCGTACTTTTGACAAGGATGAGCGGGCCCAGTGGAAGTTGGATAGAAACCAGGTCATGGTCTTGATTCGTCAGGTCTTGGAGGAAGAAGAGGCTATTGACTAA
- a CDS encoding type I restriction-modification system subunit M — MSAIKGKLPLFQANDVNISKDVNLVWSIANTLRGAYRADKYRDVIIPMFVLARLEAALLPTKEKVLAQFQSNPSTPEKIFESLTGYKYYNTSKHTLKNLLNEPDAIKDNFLDYLDGYSKRVKDIIENLKFKEQVDTLASTGRLFTVVKKFSELDLSPSTVDSMRMGYMFEDIIRRFSENEEAGSHYTPREVIALMVNLLLMEADEELFVDNKEIKVLDMAAGTGGMLATAKSYIQQLNPKVNVRLFGQEYLAETYGIGKADMLIRQEESDYFVKTDTLKDSDPFHDKKMNFVIANPPFGQSWGGKDADDGVEQAVKDDQALFESTEGREGRFVNTPTTGDAQLLFHLHALAKLEENGRAAIISNGSPLFSGGTTSGESQIRRYILENDLLEAIVALPGQFFYNTGIGIYIWLYNKDKSPERQGKIQFIDATNEFVPLRKSLGQKRRELSQDNIKDILQWYHDFEENDRVKIFDSKEFLYKEYLVMQPLQRRGEITEKSLESVQSVQFFAKLFDEYKYQELLEMEPRTAKQDKELQKLEEGRIKQEEILQALRQGLSEAIYPNFETFTAVLKDLLSEVKLTPANLNALALAMSEMDKTAEVIKTKKKDKLGEIADGIVYDKTTKDSEIVKLSEEVETYFEREVYPHVPDAHFWWEENKLGAEIPFTRYFYQYQAPEKAEDLLKQFYDLEDQLQALLEDLKHD; from the coding sequence ATGTCAGCTATAAAAGGGAAACTCCCTCTGTTTCAAGCAAATGATGTCAACATCAGCAAGGACGTCAATTTAGTCTGGTCTATTGCAAACACCCTACGAGGTGCTTACCGAGCAGATAAATACCGTGATGTCATTATTCCCATGTTTGTATTGGCTCGCTTGGAAGCTGCCCTTTTACCGACCAAGGAAAAAGTGTTGGCTCAGTTCCAGTCGAATCCGTCAACACCAGAGAAAATCTTTGAGTCTCTTACAGGCTATAAATACTACAATACCAGCAAGCATACACTAAAGAATCTCTTGAATGAACCCGATGCTATCAAGGATAACTTTTTGGATTACCTAGATGGTTATTCCAAACGAGTCAAGGATATTATCGAGAATTTGAAATTTAAGGAGCAGGTGGATACCTTGGCAAGTACAGGGCGTCTCTTTACAGTAGTGAAGAAATTCTCGGAACTTGATTTATCACCCAGCACCGTTGACTCTATGCGGATGGGCTATATGTTTGAGGATATTATCCGCCGCTTTTCTGAAAATGAGGAGGCAGGTTCTCATTATACACCACGGGAAGTCATCGCTCTCATGGTCAACCTGCTCTTGATGGAGGCAGATGAAGAGCTTTTTGTTGACAATAAAGAGATTAAGGTCTTAGATATGGCGGCAGGTACAGGCGGTATGCTGGCAACTGCCAAAAGCTATATTCAACAGCTCAATCCCAAGGTCAACGTTCGCTTGTTTGGTCAGGAGTATCTAGCTGAAACCTACGGTATTGGCAAGGCGGATATGCTGATTCGTCAGGAAGAGTCGGATTACTTTGTTAAGACGGATACGCTCAAGGATTCAGACCCATTTCACGATAAGAAGATGAACTTTGTCATTGCCAATCCACCCTTTGGTCAGTCTTGGGGAGGGAAGGATGCGGATGACGGAGTAGAGCAGGCGGTCAAGGATGATCAGGCTCTCTTTGAGTCGACAGAAGGCAGGGAAGGTCGTTTCGTCAACACACCTACCACAGGCGATGCTCAGTTGCTCTTCCATCTACATGCTTTGGCGAAGTTGGAGGAAAATGGCAGAGCTGCTATCATTTCAAACGGTTCGCCCCTATTCTCAGGTGGAACGACATCTGGGGAAAGCCAAATCCGACGGTATATCTTAGAAAATGATTTGTTGGAGGCTATTGTCGCTCTACCGGGGCAATTTTTCTACAATACTGGAATTGGTATCTATATCTGGCTTTATAATAAGGATAAGAGTCCAGAAAGACAGGGTAAGATCCAATTTATCGATGCGACCAATGAATTTGTTCCCTTGCGGAAATCGCTGGGACAAAAACGCCGTGAGCTGTCACAGGACAATATCAAGGATATTCTCCAGTGGTACCATGACTTTGAGGAAAATGACCGTGTGAAAATCTTTGACAGCAAGGAATTTCTTTATAAAGAATACCTGGTCATGCAGCCTCTACAACGTCGTGGAGAAATCACGGAGAAAAGTCTGGAAAGTGTCCAGTCGGTCCAGTTTTTTGCCAAGCTCTTTGATGAGTACAAGTACCAAGAATTACTGGAAATGGAGCCACGCACAGCCAAGCAAGATAAGGAACTGCAAAAGCTTGAAGAAGGTAGAATAAAGCAAGAGGAAATCCTTCAAGCCCTCCGTCAAGGTCTGTCGGAAGCTATCTATCCAAACTTTGAGACCTTTACAGCCGTACTGAAAGACCTTTTGTCAGAAGTCAAGCTGACCCCAGCCAATCTCAATGCCCTAGCCCTTGCTATGAGTGAGATGGACAAGACTGCTGAGGTTATTAAAACGAAAAAGAAAGACAAGCTGGGTGAGATTGCGGACGGTATCGTCTATGACAAGACTACTAAGGATTCTGAGATTGTCAAGCTATCGGAAGAAGTGGAGACTTATTTTGAACGAGAGGTCTACCCTCATGTCCCAGATGCTCACTTCTGGTGGGAGGAAAACAAGCTGGGAGCAGAAATCCCCTTTACCCGCTATTTCTACCAATACCAAGCCCCAGAAAAGGCAGAAGACCTGCTCAAACAATTCTATGATCTAGAAGACCAATTACAAGCACTCTTGGAGGACCTCAAACATGACTAG